Part of the Sulfolobales archaeon genome, ATAGGTGTGCTCTCCTCAACATATATAACGGGTTTACTCATAATATCGCTAGCAGTAACAAGATTCGGATCCTTACCTAACGCAACAACTTTCGAGATTATATCATGACTTGTTATTATACCTATAATATCTCCTCTGCTATTCACCACTACTACGGAACCTATTTTAAGGTCTGACATGATCTTTGCTATATCAACTACTGTGGTATCTGGATCTACGGTAATAGGGTTTGGAGTCATCACATCACTTGCCACGATCATCTCTATTCCTTACCCAATATATTTAGGTAGAACTCTTTAAAATAAAAAATGAAAATCTGCTTAACCCTTCTAATGATCTCCTCATAAATGGTTGAACTCTGGCATGGTATGATAGGTAGAGATCGACCATAGATTTTCTACATAATCTGCAGATGAGAATAGAACTGAGAAGATCTGTTTGTGCTTGAACAAGATAGAGGTATGGAACAACAATGTTCTATCCATATGTGAAAAGACGAGAAAATATAAACATCTCATATATTCATCGGATGCTATGTGAAGACTCCGGGATCTCTATAATTTATTTATATAAACTGTTTTCAGGCATTTATTAGTGGTGTTAGTATTGAGTTCTATAGAATCTATTATCAGGGATACTGCTATTAAGCTTCTAGAGAAGGCAGCAACAGATCTTCCTGAAGATGTTGAGAAAGCCATTAGAAATGCCTATGAGAGAGAGGTTAATCCTATGGCTAAATCTATGTTGAAATCTATTATAGATAATATCCATGTAGCTCGCAAATGGAAATATGCTGTATGTCAGGATACTGGGATAGTTATATTCTATGTGAAAGCAGACCCAACCTATCCTCTCTTAGGGAGGATCCCAAGCCTTCTCAGAGAAGCAACCATAAAAGCTACTGACATGATACCTCTAAGACCTAATGCTGTAGATCCTTTTACAGGCAGGAATAGTGGAGACAACACGGGAAGATACATACCATGGATTGAATGGGATCTTGTTGAAGGACTTGGATATCTAGAGATAACAGCAGTACTTAAAGGAGGAGGATCTGAGGCTCCTTCTATAGCCAGAACCTTGACACCAGCCGAAGGTGTTAAAGGCTTGGTTAAGACTGTTCTCGAAACTATCTATGAGAATGGTGCCAAACCATGTCCGCCGGTAGTTGTAGGTGTAGGGATCGGTCCTACAGCAGATATAGCAATGAACCTAGCTAAGAAAGCTATTTTCTTAAGACCTCTAGGAGTTAGAAGTGATGATCCTAATGCTGCAAAACTCGAAGAACTACTCCTAGAAGCCATAAATAAGATGGGTCTGGGAACACATGGGGTGGGCGGTGTTGTCACAGCTTTAGATGTTCACGTTGAATACGCTTATAGACATGTTGCTACATATAGTGTAGGAGTTATGGTAAGCTGCTGGGCTCTTAGAAGAGCTTCAGCAAGAATCTATCCTAATGGAAAGGTTGAATACCTGACACATAGGGAGGTGTCATGAATAATGGCAGAGTATAGACTTAGAACACCTCTTGAGGAAGAGATTATAAGAGCTCTAGATATAGGAGATATCATATGGCTCTCTGGAGTTATAGTTACTGCAAGAGATGCAGCTCATAAGAGAGCTTTAGAATTCTTCTCTAGAGGTGAAAAACTTCCAGTAGATCTGAAAGGTCTTGCAGTATACCATATGGGGCCTGTTGCTAGGAGAACCGAGAGAGGATGGGAGATCATATCTGCTGGGCCTACCACAAGCACTAGAATGGAAGCATATGAAGCAGAGTTTATAGAGAGAACAGGAATCAGAATGATCATTGGTAAGGGAGGTATGGGTGCTAAGACTGCTGAAGCTTGTAAAAAGTATGGAGCTGTATACGTCATATATCCTGGAGGAGTTGCCGCTCTAGCTGCAAAGGCTATAAAGAGAGTTATTGATGTACACTGGCTAGACCTAGGAATTCCAGATGCTATGTGGGTTCTCGAAGTAGAAGACTTCGGCCCCCTCACTGTGATAATAGATTCTAAAGGAAATAACTTCTACGATAGAATCTATGCAAGTGTAAGAGAGAGACTTGATAGGGAGATATATCCAGAGATCTTCTCTAAACTAAAATGATACCCAACACCTCATCTCTAAAAACCCTCAAATGATATAGAATTTTTTTCTACGTCATAGCTTCAAGCTTCTCTAAGCATATGTGATCTTTTGAAATTCTCTGCGCAATCAAGATAGAAAGGAAACAACATATTTTGATTAAGCTTGATTGAAAACCGGTATCCGCTGAAGCCGGAGAAATTAAATTATCATGTGAGTATCAAATTATCTAGGTGGAATTTTGGGAGGAGCAGATCTTGTGAGGCATGCTCTTTCGCTGAAGAGATTAAATGAAGAGATAAACGCTATAGTCACATGGAATGAAAGAGTGTTAGAGGAAGTAGAGCTTCTGGAGTCTAGAGAGATTCCTTCATATCCTATAGCAGTCAAAGATATCATAGATGTAAGAGGTCTAAGAGTGACTATGGGATCAAAGGTTTTTATAGATAGGATATCTAGTAGAGATGCAGAGGTTGTAAGAAGAATAAGAGAGTCTGGAGGAGTAGTAATAGGCATGGCAAACACCCATGAATTCGCATCCGGAGTCACAACGACCTCATCTGTTTTCGGACCCACTAGAAATCCTCGAGATAAGATGAGGATAGCAGGTGGGAGCTCTGGAGGATCTGCAGCAGCCGTTGCTGCAGGCATAGTTCCCGTCGCTCTGGGAACTGATACAGCAGGATCTGTGAGAATACCAGCATCATTAACAGGTGTTTACGGAATTAAACCAACTTATGGAGCTATAAGTCTTGATGGGGTGTTTCCATTAGCACCTTCTCTTGATACTGTAGGCATACTAGCTAAGGATCTATTCTGGCTGGAGAGAGTTTTTAGAGTAGTAGTAGAATATGAAAGCCTTACCAAGATGAGAAGATACCAGAGAGAAGTTCATGAAGCTAAAAGAATCAAATTCGGAGTTCCTAAGTGGTTTAGAGCTAGTGATGAGGTCTATGATAAATTCATGAGTCGAATTTCGTCTCTTAATTACGTGGAGATCGAAATGCCCGATACAGAGAAGAGAATCCTTAGATACTTTCCAGCAGTGAGACTTTCAGAGGGTTCATATATTCATTTAAAATATAGAGATAAATGGGATCTATATTTTCCAGATGTTAGAAGACTTGTTATGAAAGGGCTTAGTATATCGGCTCATGAATATATTGAGGCTGTGAACGCGAGGAGTGAGATGTACAGAGAATTTAGAAGCGTAATGAAGAAACATGGTATAGATGCACTCATACTACCTACAACGCCTGTGCCAGCTCCTCTTATAGAAGATGTGATAGGAGTAGAGGATAGTAGTATAAGAGATATCCTAGCATCGATAAATGTCACGTATCCTTCATTCCTAGGTCTTCCAGCTATTTCAATACCATCTATAGAGATCTCTCATCTTCCTGTGGGGATAGAGATTTTCAGCGATCGATTTAGAGATCTGTTTCTCATAAGCTTGGCCAGAGCTCTGAAGGAAGAGAAGATCCTATAATTTTTCTCTCTTCTTTCTAAAGTAAAGCCTGTTTATCATCTGAAGAATTGATGATGCTATAACAAGAACTACTAATGCTATCAATGCTTCTCCTAGAAAACCGCTTTCGATAATTCTTCTAACAAGTATATCGGTCGGTTCTGTAGGAGGTGTTCCTGATAGGATGATTCCGAGATCTCTTAAGAGCAATGATATGTATGCTACTGCAGTTAACGCCATGAAATACTTCCATGCGCTGAAAGATCTCTTAAACACTCTATTTAATCCCTCGCCTATCAGAGGTAAGGATATGCCGAGAGCGTAGATCCATACCAAAGTATTTAGGATGACACCGATTAAAGAATAAATACTTGCACCCTCATAGATCTTTGATGATGCTATGATATATGTAAGTCCTACAGCTATGAGAATCACTACAGCACTGCTTATCGAAGATATAACCCTCGCAGGATTTTTCTTCCAAGAACTCAGTACAAGCTCTTCAATATTAAAACCTCTATAGATCATCATAAGCGCTAGTATTAGTAGTGACACAAGAACCCCTTGAATGAGTAGGTTGTATAAAGCGAGTATTGAGAAAGCTAGAAGTATGACTCCTGGATATCCGATCAGAATTTTAGCTAGTCTAGGCTCTTCTAAAACCTTTCTAAAATATCTCCATAGCAGAATGTATGTAGCTTCAACACTTCTAACCTGTTCTACAACAACTCTCTCTATGTACTCCACAGGTATCATAGACTGAATAAGTGGATACACCTTCTCATCCTCGCCCCCATCAGATACTATTATAGCTGAATCATACACACCCTCTTCTAAAACCTTTCTCATCTGAAGTTTCACGTTCTGAAAAGCTTCTAATCCTCCTTTCTCACTTCCTGACACAACAACTATCTCGGGTTCATAACCTTTATCGATTAAATCTCTATAGATCTTCAATCCAGCAAATAAAGCATTAAGATCAGAATCTTGAGGCTTTCTAAGTCCAAACTCTTCAGCTATCCTTATAACTCTTTCGAATCCCACAACCGGGGTTTTTACTCCTACCTTGCCTATATCATTGTCATAGTCTATGATTACTATCAGAATCCTGTTTCCCACCACTTTCTTCATATGCTTCGTCAACCCCGTAGAGTGCTTGTAGCTCTTCAAATGTCAGCCTACCACCACTCATTAATTTCTCCTCAGCCTGCTTCTTTATTCTGTCAAGAATCTCTTTCTCCCTAGATCTGTTTCTACTCTCTCTAAGCTCTCTCAATCTCTTGTTGATCTCAGAGATCTTGTTTCTAAGATCTCTTCTCTTATTATTAAGATCATCTAACTTACTTCTTTTCTCACTACTTAGAGTACTGATTTCATTTATTCTTCTACTAAGCTCAGAGATTCTATTTCTAATCTCACTCTCTCTAGCCTTGACACTGTTTAAAGATCCTATGACCTCTGAGAAAGCTTTTTGAATATCTGCTAACTCCATTCTCTTGCTGATAATCTCTGCTCTCATCTCTCTGATCTCATTCTGAGTCTTCCTAGCCTTAGAAATTCTTTCTAGCAGATCCTCTAATCTAGCTATTTCTTTAATAAGTCTTTCTTCCTCCTCAACATCTACCTGTCCTGTCATAATCTTCCACTCGATCTTCTCAATCTTCTCTCTTAAAGCCCTAGGAGATGTTTTAAGAAGCTCATTAAGTTCGGGTATCACTCCTCTCATCTTATCAAGTCTGCTTAAAATCTCTTTAAGAGCTTCTCTCGATTTCTCTCTCTTACTTCTAAGTTCTCTAATCCTCTCTATAAACTGGTTCTTCACTTCTTTCAAGGATTTAAGTTCTTCTCTCAGAGATCTCAGCTCTTCCACGAGCTTTACCTTTTCTTCTCTAAGTTTTCTAAGTTCTTCTATGACGACACCTACTTCCTCCTCGATCTTTTTAAGCTCCTCATAGTATTCTGATCTCGTTCTCAGAAGATCACTTTCAGAAAGGTTTTCAACACTCAATATGTAGCACTCATATGAGAAATTTGTTAGAAGCCTAATAATAGGTTAGTAAGGATCCATATAAAGTTTTCCAACAGCTTCATATATTTCAATAAGATCTTCTGGTGAAAGTTCTATGACACGACCCGAATCAACATTTAATACGAAAAGCTTCTGTACCAAGGATCTTTCTATAAGCTCATAATCTATAGGAGGATTTCTATAGTACTTATCTACCAGAGATTTAAGCTCCTTAAGAATTGTGGGGGCTCTCTCCTTAGGCTTTTTAAGTAAGATCTTTGGTATTGGAGGAAGATAGTATGTGGGAAACGCAAGTATAAATACATCAGCTAGAGCACTATAGCGAGCTATCTTACTAGTAAGCCTCGCCTTAAGATATTGAAGTGGTTCATGAGAATACTCAGCAGGAACAAATCCTGTCTCGATCTCTACAACAGTTCTAGCACCTTTATATCCTACCACATCTGCAACAAGATCGGCGTCTAGCTTTATCTCAATATCAACATTCTCAAAACCTGATTCAACGAGGTATCTTGCTACAGCCAACTCCATCATAGAGTGGTTAAGAGATAAAGCTCTGATCTTATTAAGTTCAACAAGCTTATCTATGAATGATATGAGTATTCTATAACTTTTCTCTGATGAAGATGATATCTTATTCACATAACCTACCAATGCGGTGTATATATCATCAGCATCTATTTTTCTCCACACCTTAATATTATAGTATCTTACAGAAAGATATTATACATCGATCAGCTCTTCCCTGTAGCACTAGGATTTATTATAGCAATTTGATCAGTTTCTGAAACATCTAGATCTCCTCCTCGAGCTATGCCTATTATGAGTTCTGCTATAACTCTTCTTATACCATTTGACTTTATTATTATAATGCTACTACCTCTAGATATTATTAGATCTGATGATCCTCCGAATCTTTCAATAAATGATCTAATATCCAAAAACATCTCTTTGAGAACTCTACCAACTCTTTCACCATATTCTCTAGCCCTTTTTAAATCTTCTTCATCAAACTTCTTATCAGATAGGATATCTTGTGGTATATAGATGAATCTGAATGAAGAAAGAATCATGCTATCCCTAGCCTCCTCCAAGATTCTAGGAGCATACAGACCTTGTTTCTCGAGATCAATAGCTGAGCTTAATAGCTTCCTAAGATACTCCGATAAGGTCATACCTCTGCTCTTTGCAATAGCTTTTATATCCTCAGCAAGCTTTCTATCAATAGCAATATTCTTCCTAACCTTATCCAAGTTTGACCACCATTGATAGAACGCCTTTTCTTATATCTCTTGAAATTATGATAGCATCAAGTGATTTCACAACCCCCTCTACAACTGATTCAGCTAGCTCTAGAACCTTCCCTTCGTGAGAAGGTGTTGATACAATGATCTTGTAGGTGTTCTTTTCACTAGAGTTCGGAATCACATCTACTTTAAAATCGGGAAGCCATACTCTAAGGATTCTCGATAGAACCTCCAGAGTTTCTCCTCTCTTCACCTTAGCTAGCAGAGCTAGCCATGAAGCGGTTTTTCTAAGCTCTTCTTTAAGAATCTCTAAATCTTCTTCACTTAGTTTATCTATAAACTTATACACAAAAGATTGGGGGAGTGCAACTCCTCCTACTCTCCTAAGATCTTCTATAAGATCTAGGTCGTATATCACGTTCAGAAGATGAGGATTTGTTCTAGAAACCTCTATAAAAGAGCTTAAGATCTTTTCAATAAGCTCTCTAAAAGGAATTCCAAGTCTGCCTGAGAGTTCTACCACTTCTCTAATTATGTTTTCAGATATGGGAACTAATCTTCTAGTAGGAGAGGACAAGCATATCCCAGACTATTTACCATAAGAATTATATATAAATCAAGAGTTTCCAATCAAGGATCAGCTAATTTAAGTATTGATAAGCTAATAATACCCTGGGGAGTTTCTTGAGCTCTTATAGACCTATTCAAAAACTCATAGAGAAAGGATTCTATGATCCTTCTACTAGGACTGTGAAAGCTATCATTGGAAAAGAGATGTACACAGAATCTCGAGACTGGCAGATTGAAGGAGCTCTAAGAATGCTTTTCCACGTTCTAGATCCCGACGTAGCTAAGGATCCTAAGAATCTTATAGTCTATGGTGGGACTGGTAGAGCTTGTAGAAGTTGGGAAGCTTTCGAAGCAATAGTAGACACCCTACTTACCATGGGTAGTGATGATACACTTGTTATTCAGAGTGGAAAGCCTGTTGCAGTATTTAGAACACATAGAATGGCGCCTAGAATTGTGATGGCTAATGCTCTGATAGTTCCTAAATGGGCTGATTGGGATTACTTCAGAGAACTTGAATCAAGAGGACTCACAATGTTCGCCCAGATGACCGCAGGATGCTGGGCTTACATAGGTACTCAGGGAATTCTTCAGGGTACTTATGAGACTTTTGCATTTGCAGCAGAGAAACATTTTGGCGGAAGTCTCGAGGGGAGGCTGGTTCTAACAGCAGGTCTCGGTGAGATGGGCGGTGCTCAGCCTCTTGCGGTTAAGATGAACGGCGGTGTGGCCATAGTTGTTGAGGTTGATAAGAGAATGATTGAGAGGAGGATTAGATTTGGATATCTAGATACATGGACTGACAGTCTTGATAAAGCCTTAGATCTCGCGAGAAGATACATGGAGAGAGGAGAAGGCTACTCCATAGGACTTCTAGGTAATGCATCTGATATCTACTGGAAACTCTACAAAGAAGGTTTTAAACCTGATGTGGTGACAGATCAGACTCCTGCACATGATCCTTTGAGCTACATACCTTCAGGCTTTGACGTTGAAGAGGCTGCAAGACTGAGAGAAAGAGATCCGGAAAAGTATAAAAGATTAAGTCTTGAAAGCATGAGAAGACAGGTTGAAGCTATGGTAGGCTTCCAGAAGAGAGGTTCTATAGTGTTCGAGTATGGTAATAATATAAGAAAGATGGCTTACGAAGCAGGCTTCAAAGAGGCGTTTTCTTTCCCAGGATTCGTTCAAGCTTATATAAGACCTATGTTTGAGGAGGGTAGAGGTCCGTTTAGATGGGCTTCTCTAACAGGAGATCCCAAGGATATAGAGGTTCTAGATGATGAGGTTTCATCAATGTTCAGAGAAAATAGAAGACTTGTAAGATGGATCGAGAATGCCAGAAGATTTGTAAAATTCCAAGGACTTCCTTCAAGAGTTGTGTGGCTAGGCTACGGTGAGAGATCTAGATTCGGTCTCAGAATCAATGAACTCGTAAGAAGAGGTGTTATAGGACCTATATGGATTGGCAGAGACCATCTTGATGCAGGTTCAGTAGCATCACCATATAGAGAAACCGAAGGTATGAAAGACGGTTCCGATGCAATAGCGGACTGGCCCATCTTAAATGCTCTTCTGAACGCAGCAGCAGGCGCTACATGGGTTTGTGTTCATCATGGCGGTGGTGTTGGTATAGGTTATAGTATTCACGCAGGGTTTGGACTTGTTCTTGACGGAGAGAGAGAAAGTGATCTGAGAGCTGAGAGAATGCTTACAACAGATCCAGGGCTTGGTGTAGTGAGGCATGCTGATGCAGGTTATGAAACTTCTATAAGGATTATTAAGGAGAAAGGAATCAGAGCTCCCATGATCAAATAGAGAAATAATATCAGAGATAGAACCCGAGCTAGGATTCTATGTAGATCGGTGCTTTTATATTGCATGAAAAAGTAGACATAATGATAGTTAACGCTTCAGAAATCCTAACTCTTCCAAACATAGTTAGAGGACGTGCTAGAGAAAAAGATCTAGGATTGATATATGATGGAGTTATTGCCATCAAGAATGGTATGATTGAATTCGTAGGAGAGAGTAAAGATCTTTCGAGGTATACTCCTAAGAGAGTTATAGATGCAGAAGGAGGTATAGTGACTCCTGGACTTATAGATTCTCACACGCATCTCGTGTATTATGGTTCTAGAGAAGATGAATTCGAGGAGATGCTTCTGGGAGGATCTTATGAGGAGATATTGAGTAGAGGTGGTGGGATTGCGAGAACTATGAGAGAAACCTCAAAAGCTTCTATAAGAGATCTTGTTAACCATAGTATTAGAAGAATCAAATCTATTATAAGATCTGGTGTGACAACGATCGAGATAAAAAGTGGATACGGCTTAGATCTCGAGTCAGAGATTAGAATTCTAGACTCTATAGAAATCCTGAGATCTATTGGAATAGTTGATGTGATACCAACACTGCTGGCTCACATACAGCCTCCCGGAATGAGAAGAGAGGAGTTCATAAGGATCTTTGTAGAACATCTTCTTAGAGAAGCTAAAATCAGGAGCTTTCCCTTTGTAGATGTGTTCTGCGATAGAGGAGGTTTTAATCCTGATGAGAGTAGATTCATTCTATCCAGAGCCAGAGATGCAGGATTTGGAATAAGAATTCACGCAGATGAGCTTTCATATATTGGATGTAGCGATCTAGGGGTCGATCTAAATGCTTCCTCTATAGATCATCTTAATCACACTCCACAGATTATTCTGAGAGAAATTGCCAGAAGAGATATTACAGCAACTCTCACACCTACAACAGCCTTGTATATTGCCAGGAAAAAACCTGATGTAGATACTCTGCTCAGAGAGAATGCTATAATCTCTATAGCAACAGATCATTCTCCTGCGCTTATGAACTCAGATATTATCCAAACTCTCAGCTTAGGAGCTTTATACTTGGGGATTCCACCAGCGAATCTCATAGCTAGTGTTACGGTGAATGCAGCATATAGTCTAGGTCTTAGGTTTAAGGGCTCTATAAAACCTGGTTTCATAGCAGACCTAGTCATATGGAGTATTAGAAGCTATAGATATATAGGCTATAGCATGAGCAGAGATAGTGTCAAGACTGTTATTAGAAGAGGAGATATAGTATACTCCTCTGAAGACTAGAAACTAGTAGCTTGTTAAGAATCATAATCAGAAGCTCTATACTAGGAGGTTATGAGAGATGTTAATATTCTATACACTACATAGGCTATGTTTCTAGAACATATCTCATTAACATCTTTATCGGGAACTACTTCTACTACATCAAATCCAAGGATTCTTATATTATATTCAGCAAGCCTCTTTATAATCTTCTCTAGAATTTCTACAAGTTCTCTCAGGTAAAGCCCGTCGGGAGATACAGCGTTAACTCCCGGACATTGGGAGGGGTCTATAGAATCTGCATCTATACTTATATAGATCCCGCTCCCCTTCATTGTTTTCAAGATCTCTTCTATAATCTCGTCAGATCTTCTTTTAACATCCTCGATACCTATTATGGAGACACCCTTCTCTCTAGCGTAGTCAATCATATAATAGGGGTTGGAGTGGTCTTTATATCCTACTACAAATACCTTGAATCTTTCTCCGAATTCTTCTAGTAGATCTCTGAGGTAAGTTCCAGAAGATCTTCCCTCAGAAAGTTTTCTAAGATCCAGGTGTGAGTCGAAAACAATTAAACCTGCTCTCGAATATTTCTCTAGAAGAATCTTCATGCTAACTCTGGTGAGAGAGTGATCTCCTCCCAATATTATGAAGTTCCTACAATTCTCAGAGACTCTCTTTACCACTCTCGCAAGTCTTTCTTCGCTTATCTTCTGATCTCCAGGAGCGATCTTTACATCTCCTAGGTCGCATAAGCAGAGGTTCTTATGAGGA contains:
- a CDS encoding CBS domain-containing protein — encoded protein: MIVASDVMTPNPITVDPDTTVVDIAKIMSDLKIGSVVVVNSRGDIIGIITSHDIISKVVALGKDPNLVTASDIMSKPVIYVEESTPISEIVELMIRHGKRHIPVVNKEKKLVGIIAEYDIIALGPEIFEILEIYTASMREQKKIRLGRRVRRT
- the hutI gene encoding imidazolonepropionase, yielding MHEKVDIMIVNASEILTLPNIVRGRAREKDLGLIYDGVIAIKNGMIEFVGESKDLSRYTPKRVIDAEGGIVTPGLIDSHTHLVYYGSREDEFEEMLLGGSYEEILSRGGGIARTMRETSKASIRDLVNHSIRRIKSIIRSGVTTIEIKSGYGLDLESEIRILDSIEILRSIGIVDVIPTLLAHIQPPGMRREEFIRIFVEHLLREAKIRSFPFVDVFCDRGGFNPDESRFILSRARDAGFGIRIHADELSYIGCSDLGVDLNASSIDHLNHTPQIILREIARRDITATLTPTTALYIARKKPDVDTLLRENAIISIATDHSPALMNSDIIQTLSLGALYLGIPPANLIASVTVNAAYSLGLRFKGSIKPGFIADLVIWSIRSYRYIGYSMSRDSVKTVIRRGDIVYSSED
- a CDS encoding DUF373 family protein, with protein sequence MKKVVGNRILIVIIDYDNDIGKVGVKTPVVGFERVIRIAEEFGLRKPQDSDLNALFAGLKIYRDLIDKGYEPEIVVVSGSEKGGLEAFQNVKLQMRKVLEEGVYDSAIIVSDGGEDEKVYPLIQSMIPVEYIERVVVEQVRSVEATYILLWRYFRKVLEEPRLAKILIGYPGVILLAFSILALYNLLIQGVLVSLLILALMMIYRGFNIEELVLSSWKKNPARVISSISSAVVILIAVGLTYIIASSKIYEGASIYSLIGVILNTLVWIYALGISLPLIGEGLNRVFKRSFSAWKYFMALTAVAYISLLLRDLGIILSGTPPTEPTDILVRRIIESGFLGEALIALVVLVIASSILQMINRLYFRKKREKL
- the hutU gene encoding urocanate hydratase, translating into MSSYRPIQKLIEKGFYDPSTRTVKAIIGKEMYTESRDWQIEGALRMLFHVLDPDVAKDPKNLIVYGGTGRACRSWEAFEAIVDTLLTMGSDDTLVIQSGKPVAVFRTHRMAPRIVMANALIVPKWADWDYFRELESRGLTMFAQMTAGCWAYIGTQGILQGTYETFAFAAEKHFGGSLEGRLVLTAGLGEMGGAQPLAVKMNGGVAIVVEVDKRMIERRIRFGYLDTWTDSLDKALDLARRYMERGEGYSIGLLGNASDIYWKLYKEGFKPDVVTDQTPAHDPLSYIPSGFDVEEAARLRERDPEKYKRLSLESMRRQVEAMVGFQKRGSIVFEYGNNIRKMAYEAGFKEAFSFPGFVQAYIRPMFEEGRGPFRWASLTGDPKDIEVLDDEVSSMFRENRRLVRWIENARRFVKFQGLPSRVVWLGYGERSRFGLRINELVRRGVIGPIWIGRDHLDAGSVASPYRETEGMKDGSDAIADWPILNALLNAAAGATWVCVHHGGGVGIGYSIHAGFGLVLDGERESDLRAERMLTTDPGLGVVRHADAGYETSIRIIKEKGIRAPMIK
- a CDS encoding FumA C-terminus/TtdB family hydratase beta subunit, with product MAEYRLRTPLEEEIIRALDIGDIIWLSGVIVTARDAAHKRALEFFSRGEKLPVDLKGLAVYHMGPVARRTERGWEIISAGPTTSTRMEAYEAEFIERTGIRMIIGKGGMGAKTAEACKKYGAVYVIYPGGVAALAAKAIKRVIDVHWLDLGIPDAMWVLEVEDFGPLTVIIDSKGNNFYDRIYASVRERLDREIYPEIFSKLK
- a CDS encoding amidase encodes the protein MGGADLVRHALSLKRLNEEINAIVTWNERVLEEVELLESREIPSYPIAVKDIIDVRGLRVTMGSKVFIDRISSRDAEVVRRIRESGGVVIGMANTHEFASGVTTTSSVFGPTRNPRDKMRIAGGSSGGSAAAVAAGIVPVALGTDTAGSVRIPASLTGVYGIKPTYGAISLDGVFPLAPSLDTVGILAKDLFWLERVFRVVVEYESLTKMRRYQREVHEAKRIKFGVPKWFRASDEVYDKFMSRISSLNYVEIEMPDTEKRILRYFPAVRLSEGSYIHLKYRDKWDLYFPDVRRLVMKGLSISAHEYIEAVNARSEMYREFRSVMKKHGIDALILPTTPVPAPLIEDVIGVEDSSIRDILASINVTYPSFLGLPAISIPSIEISHLPVGIEIFSDRFRDLFLISLARALKEEKIL
- a CDS encoding fumarate hydratase, coding for MSSIESIIRDTAIKLLEKAATDLPEDVEKAIRNAYEREVNPMAKSMLKSIIDNIHVARKWKYAVCQDTGIVIFYVKADPTYPLLGRIPSLLREATIKATDMIPLRPNAVDPFTGRNSGDNTGRYIPWIEWDLVEGLGYLEITAVLKGGGSEAPSIARTLTPAEGVKGLVKTVLETIYENGAKPCPPVVVGVGIGPTADIAMNLAKKAIFLRPLGVRSDDPNAAKLEELLLEAINKMGLGTHGVGGVVTALDVHVEYAYRHVATYSVGVMVSCWALRRASARIYPNGKVEYLTHREVS
- a CDS encoding arginase family protein — translated: MIEDLTEVLVEPGSILVRDPKDYRVRDLVIRDPRRCNSECICIVGYPWDWNTAGTPGARYAPLYIRRHLYGLNFNPHKNLCLCDLGDVKIAPGDQKISEERLARVVKRVSENCRNFIILGGDHSLTRVSMKILLEKYSRAGLIVFDSHLDLRKLSEGRSSGTYLRDLLEEFGERFKVFVVGYKDHSNPYYMIDYAREKGVSIIGIEDVKRRSDEIIEEILKTMKGSGIYISIDADSIDPSQCPGVNAVSPDGLYLRELVEILEKIIKRLAEYNIRILGFDVVEVVPDKDVNEICSRNIAYVVYRILTSLITS